CGAAATCGGATTCAAAGTAAAGCACATGATGTTCACAAATGTTTCAGGAAAATTTAATTCTTTTGAAGCAACTATTCAGAACGAAGATGACAAATTTGAAACTTCAAATATCTCTTTCAGTGCGGATGTAAATTCCATAAGCACCAACAACACCGACAGAGACAACCACCTGAGAAGCGCAGACTTCTTCGATGTGGAAAAATTCGCAAAACTTTCATTCGTTTCCACCGGCATCGTAAAAGTTGACGAAAACAACTTCAAAGTGTCAGGTGACTTCACAATCAAAGATGTAACCAAAAACATCACACTTGATGCTGAATACAGCGGATTGATGAAAGACCCGTGGGGAAACACCAAAGCCGGATTCGCTCTTGAAGGAAAAATCAACAGAAAAGATTTCGGTCTTACATGGAATGCAGCTCTTGAGACCGGTGGCGTTCTGGTAGGCGAAGATGTGAGACTGCTTATCGAAGTGCAGCTCGTTAAAAGCTAAAAATTTCTTCGGGAATACCCAAAAGGGCTGCTCTCTTAATTGAGGGCAGCCTTTTTTTACACTCTCCTCCTCAAAAAAATCGGGAATAACCACCAGACGAGGATTATTAGAATCCCGACAAAAGCGGTAACAAATATACTCGCTGTAGTCTCCATTACCTGCCAGACTACGAGCTGCGTAACGAGCACGAGTGCCAAAGAAAGGAAGACCAAACCTACAAGAATCATCCTTGTGGCAAACAGTTTAAATGTAACGCGGTGAATGAGAGGTCTGATCAGGCGGTGATGTGCTGCCGGGGCACTAAAGAATACGAGACTTGCAACAGAACACATAAAAGTGGCGATAAAAACCCATTTCTCGAAGGGATGGATTTTCCCAAAACTCTGATTAAATGGCAGTACCACGAGAAATGCAGTCAGTACCTGAGCTCCCTGCAGCAGGATTCTCAATTCCTGAAGCATGTCGTTCAGACTTCTGCCGTCAGGTGCGTTTTCATCTTCGGGTGTTCTCAGGCTTTCAAGGTCTTTTTCTGTCTCGTTCATCTATTTTTCCAGATTTGAATCCGAAAAATAAACACTTCCACACAACTTACGGTATGTATTTTGATCCCGCCACCTGCCGATAAAAAGACCTGAATCAGTTCGACCACGGAAGACTTAAATATAGCTTCCCAAGACTTGTGAGTTCACCCGGTGTCGGATTAAACAGATAGGTATATTTGTTGTCAGGGAGTCCACCCCTGCCGATAAACCACGCATATCGAAATACATCGCTTCTGCTTTCACAGATGGCTACCATCTGACGCATTTGCTCTGCCTGTTTGTCGTAGGAGTTGATGTTGGCGTTCCAGTTTGCAAGTTCTGTTATCCAGATCTGCTTGTTATATTTTTTCAACCTGTCAAGCTGTGCGGCGAGTCCGTAGTCATACCAGTGAAAAGCGAGGTAATCTATGCGGGGAACCTTGCCCGGGTTGGCAATTTTGTATGCAGCATAAAAAGCATCAAGCCACACAACGGGATCGGAATAACCTGTCATTGTCCCCCAGTTCATTGCGGGTCCGACGAGAGATATCGTTCTTCCCTGAGCTTCCAGGTCTGCTGCAACCTGCTCATACTTCAGCCAGTCAACCGCCGCCTGCTGAGGTGTTCTGTTTGCCTGATCAGTGAGATTTGGTTCATTCATAACGAGAATATATTTCACCTCGGGGTGGCTGAGCACAAAGTTTTTGATCGCGAGAATCTCGTTGTTGCTTGGAGTTCCACCCCAAATCATCGGTATAAATTCCATTTTGTATGTGGAATTGTAGCCCGATGGAGCTGTGGTCGTGTAAAACCAGTTGTACCACCATGATACCCCGCCTTTTAGAGCTTCGAGGTCTGCAGCGTTAGTGAGGTTGTATGCAATTCCCCGCTTGGGACTTTTAGTAATGGTCACAGGTGGTGGATCTCCGCCTGTTGAAACTGCATCCTGTTTGCATCCAAACAATATCATTATCAACGAGACTGCAATAAAAATCTTAACTCTGTTTTTCATATAATACATCTCAAAAAATAAATTTACGCTCTATTTTAAAAGTACAATCTTTCGAACCGAGACAAAACTTCCCGACTCCATTTTTACAAAAAAAACACCGCTTGAAAATTCCTTTGCATCGAAGACAACCGAATGAAATCCCGAATTCATCTCTTTGTTCACAAGCATCTCCACTTTTTCACCAAGTGAGTTGTAAACGGCAAGTTTAACCAATCCCGGTTCGGGAAGTGAGAAACGAATCGAAGTGGAGGGATTAAACGGATTTGGATAATTTTGTTCGAGCGAAAATTCAACGGGCTGATTTCCTTCCGTGGCAATATCCGTAAGATCCCGTTTCACATTAATATAATTAAAATTGAATTCGGGTCCCTCTGCTTCAAATCTCATGATATGAACGCCGGCTTCAAGTCTTATTCCGGTTGAAACCACATCAGTCCAGAACTGCCATCCACCCGTGACGGGGACATTTTTCTTACCTGTTACATTTATCCCGTCAATTGAGATATGATAACTTCCACCCCCGGGGACAGAAGCAACACGCGCCGATAATTCATAATATCCTGTTTCGCTCACATTGATTGTATATTCCATCCACTCTCCGGTGACAATCCAGCCGACATCGTATCCACCACCGACATCTCCGCAGCCCTCGATATCGACCCCTTCGTTTGCACGGAAAGGAACTCCCTTGTTTTGCGGGTCACTGTCGTGATAGGCAACACCTTCACCACCAAGATCGTATTCTTCTGCCTGAACAACTGCGGGAACGGTTTTTGGTGTGCCTGCATAAGGTGTGCCGTTTCCGTCAACTGTGATTACAATTTCTCCTCTGCCAACAAGGTTAAGGTTGTTTTTCACTGTCAGA
The sequence above is a segment of the Bacteroidota bacterium genome. Coding sequences within it:
- a CDS encoding YceI family protein, coding for MAKSTWSIDPTHSEIGFKVKHMMFTNVSGKFNSFEATIQNEDDKFETSNISFSADVNSISTNNTDRDNHLRSADFFDVEKFAKLSFVSTGIVKVDENNFKVSGDFTIKDVTKNITLDAEYSGLMKDPWGNTKAGFALEGKINRKDFGLTWNAALETGGVLVGEDVRLLIEVQLVKS
- a CDS encoding DUF6328 family protein → MNETEKDLESLRTPEDENAPDGRSLNDMLQELRILLQGAQVLTAFLVVLPFNQSFGKIHPFEKWVFIATFMCSVASLVFFSAPAAHHRLIRPLIHRVTFKLFATRMILVGLVFLSLALVLVTQLVVWQVMETTASIFVTAFVGILIILVWWLFPIFLRRRV
- a CDS encoding glycoside hydrolase family protein, whose protein sequence is MKNRVKIFIAVSLIMILFGCKQDAVSTGGDPPPVTITKSPKRGIAYNLTNAADLEALKGGVSWWYNWFYTTTAPSGYNSTYKMEFIPMIWGGTPSNNEILAIKNFVLSHPEVKYILVMNEPNLTDQANRTPQQAAVDWLKYEQVAADLEAQGRTISLVGPAMNWGTMTGYSDPVVWLDAFYAAYKIANPGKVPRIDYLAFHWYDYGLAAQLDRLKKYNKQIWITELANWNANINSYDKQAEQMRQMVAICESRSDVFRYAWFIGRGGLPDNKYTYLFNPTPGELTSLGKLYLSLPWSN